From one Buchnera aphidicola (Therioaphis trifolii) genomic stretch:
- the trpCF gene encoding bifunctional indole-3-glycerol-phosphate synthase TrpC/phosphoribosylanthranilate isomerase TrpF, which produces MTINILNNILYDKLSWLKIQKKKKSIYDIQRNITISNRNFYKKLQSEQSIFILEIKKSSPSKGIINNKFNINNIIKYYKRHASAISILTDEKYFQGKFEFLSQVSTLVKQPILCKDFFIDPYQIYLARYHHADAILLMLSVLNDQQYKSLEYIAHQLNMGILTEINNISELNRAIQLNVKIIGINNRNLKNLNIDINRTYKLAPLIPKNKIIISESGIKNNQQVKKLKNIVNGFLIGSSIMKSKNIGLKINSILFGNNKICGLTRPKDAKISKKLGAVYGGLIFIPNSLRYIKYNIAKNIINSTKLKYVGVFQNENIDKINFLFKKLNLYAIQLHGNENQKYIINLKKKIYKNIKIWKAIYIEKNQKKLNFKYIDYYLFDNFKGGSGISFDWKKIKNYNLKKVFLSGGLSLENCDAASKLNCFGLDFNSKLEKFPGIKDHTKLKKLFKKLKSL; this is translated from the coding sequence ATGACAATTAATATTTTAAATAATATTTTATATGATAAATTAAGTTGGTTAAAAATTCAAAAAAAAAAAAAATCAATATATGACATTCAAAGAAATATTACTATTTCAAATCGAAATTTTTATAAAAAATTACAATCTGAACAATCAATTTTTATTCTAGAAATTAAAAAATCATCTCCATCAAAAGGAATTATTAATAATAAATTTAATATTAATAATATTATTAAATATTATAAAAGACATGCATCAGCTATTTCTATTTTAACTGATGAAAAATATTTTCAGGGTAAATTTGAATTTTTATCTCAAGTAAGTACATTAGTTAAACAACCAATATTATGTAAAGATTTTTTTATTGATCCTTATCAAATATATTTAGCTAGATATCATCATGCTGATGCTATATTATTAATGTTATCTGTATTAAATGATCAACAATATAAATCTTTAGAATATATTGCACATCAATTAAATATGGGAATTCTAACTGAAATTAATAATATATCTGAATTAAATCGAGCAATTCAATTAAATGTTAAAATTATTGGTATAAATAATAGAAATTTAAAAAATTTAAATATTGATATCAATAGAACATATAAACTTGCTCCATTAATACCTAAAAATAAAATTATTATTAGTGAATCTGGAATAAAAAATAATCAACAAGTAAAAAAATTAAAAAATATAGTTAATGGATTTTTAATTGGTTCATCCATTATGAAATCTAAAAATATTGGTTTAAAAATTAATAGTATTTTATTTGGTAATAATAAAATTTGTGGTTTAACAAGACCTAAAGATGCTAAAATATCTAAAAAATTAGGTGCAGTATATGGAGGATTAATATTTATTCCAAATTCTTTAAGGTATATTAAATATAATATTGCAAAAAATATTATTAATTCAACAAAATTAAAATACGTTGGAGTATTTCAAAATGAAAATATTGATAAAATTAATTTTTTATTTAAAAAATTAAATTTATATGCTATACAATTGCATGGAAATGAAAATCAAAAATATATTATTAATTTAAAAAAAAAAATATACAAAAATATTAAAATTTGGAAAGCGATTTATATAGAAAAAAATCAAAAAAAATTAAATTTTAAATATATTGATTATTATTTATTTGATAATTTTAAAGGGGGTAGTGGAATAAGTTTTGATTGGAAAAAAATTAAAAATTATAATTTAAAAAAAGTGTTTTTATCTGGAGGATTATCATTAGAAAATTGTGATGCAGCATCTAAATTAAATTGTTTTGGATTAGATTTTAATTCAAAATTAGAAAAATTCCCTGGAATTAAAGATCATACAAAATTAAAAAAGTTATTTAAAAAATTAAAATCATTATAA
- a CDS encoding YchE family NAAT transporter, translating to MNNLNIDFKNYLHFFLGLFAVINPIGMIPIFIAMTGFQSTKERNKINIISNITAAFILIISLSLGNMILNFFEISIESFRIAGGILIISISISMIHGTLMNNLIKNKNKNKFFYNKENISIIPLAMPLIAGPGAISSTIIWSTHHNNWNNKLGCILVILLFSFICWIFFQIAPIFIKILGSTGINILTRIMGLLLMSLGIEFIISSIITIFTKML from the coding sequence TTGAATAATTTAAATATAGATTTTAAAAATTATTTACATTTTTTTTTAGGTTTATTTGCTGTAATTAATCCTATTGGTATGATTCCTATTTTTATAGCAATGACAGGTTTTCAATCTACTAAAGAACGAAATAAAATAAATATTATTTCAAATATAACTGCAGCTTTTATTTTAATTATTTCATTATCTTTAGGTAATATGATTTTAAATTTTTTTGAAATCTCTATAGAATCATTTAGAATTGCTGGAGGAATATTAATAATTAGTATTTCAATATCTATGATTCATGGAACTTTAATGAATAATTTAATAAAAAATAAAAATAAAAATAAATTTTTTTATAACAAAGAAAATATTAGTATTATACCTTTAGCTATGCCATTAATTGCTGGTCCAGGAGCAATTAGTTCTACTATTATATGGAGTACACATCATAATAATTGGAATAATAAATTGGGTTGTATTTTAGTAATATTATTATTTTCTTTTATTTGTTGGATATTTTTCCAAATTGCTCCTATTTTTATTAAAATTCTTGGATCAACAGGTATTAATATATTAACAAGAATTATGGGATTATTATTAATGTCATTAGGAATTGAATTTATTATTTCTAGTATTATTACTATTTTTACAAAAATGTTATAA
- the sohB gene encoding protease SohB codes for MDLLFEYSLFLLKLITYLILIFIFIISVSYFFKKNIKKKYKLKIKSISNFYNHIIDISFKNKIQFNKKNFIKHTKWDYKKPILYVLSFYGDVHASEVSHLKKEISIIISIIQPNDEVLLKLESFGGTVHEYGLAASQLQRLRNHNIKLTVVIDKIAASGGYMMACVANYIYAAPFAIIGSIGVIGQIPNFHRLLKKNNIDMEIHTAGHYKRNLTMFGENNDHHRLNFQKKLNITYKLFKDFIFKMRPNLNIEKVSNGDYWFGITALKKKLIDEINTSEDVILKNMKKFNVISIKYIKSRNIFNNFILNFLKKIFTILN; via the coding sequence ATGGATTTATTATTTGAATATAGTTTATTTTTATTAAAATTAATTACTTATTTAATATTAATATTTATTTTCATAATATCAGTTTCTTATTTTTTTAAAAAAAATATTAAAAAAAAATATAAATTAAAAATTAAAAGTATTTCTAATTTTTACAATCATATAATTGATATATCATTTAAAAATAAAATACAATTTAATAAAAAAAATTTTATAAAACACACTAAATGGGATTATAAAAAACCAATATTATATGTTTTAAGTTTTTATGGTGATGTTCATGCAAGTGAAGTATCTCATTTAAAAAAAGAAATTTCTATTATTATTTCTATTATTCAACCTAATGATGAGGTTTTATTAAAATTAGAAAGTTTTGGAGGAACAGTACATGAATATGGTTTAGCAGCATCTCAATTACAAAGATTACGAAATCATAATATTAAATTAACAGTAGTAATAGATAAAATAGCTGCTAGTGGAGGATATATGATGGCATGTGTTGCTAATTATATTTATGCTGCTCCATTTGCTATCATTGGTTCTATTGGAGTAATTGGACAAATTCCTAATTTTCATAGATTATTAAAAAAAAATAATATTGATATGGAAATACATACAGCAGGTCATTATAAAAGAAATTTAACAATGTTTGGAGAAAATAATGATCATCATCGTTTAAATTTTCAAAAAAAATTAAATATTACATATAAACTTTTTAAAGATTTTATTTTTAAAATGAGACCTAATTTAAATATTGAAAAAGTTTCTAATGGCGATTATTGGTTTGGAATAACAGCTTTAAAAAAAAAATTAATTGATGAGATAAATACAAGTGAAGATGTAATTTTAAAAAATATGAAAAAATTTAATGTTATTTCTATTAAATATATTAAATCAAGAAATATTTTTAATAATTTTATTTTAAACTTTTTAAAAAAAATATTTACTATATTAAATTAA
- a CDS encoding exoribonuclease II, translating to MLQKKNFLLQLKNKLVLEDQKVIGIVEKHDNRFGFLKSKFKINYFIPSKYIKKVINGDKILVKICVKKNKKFAQPLILIKSFLDIFIGTIIKIGLKIFIQPHYPFLKELIICHFDNQNFGVIKKGDWFFAKLIQHKLDNYKDFNAKLIKFISSKNDNLLPWKVILTYYNVKVFFPKFNINNLNFNKNIFRKDLTDLTFITIDNDSTKDIDDAIFVEKIDNQNIKIIIAISDPTSYINPDSDLDIIASNRLFTNYLPGFDIPMLPKILSEDMFSLHPNLKKPVLACEVIIDQYGNISKKINFFLAFIKSYAKLNYNNVSNWINGIGIWKPDNNKIINQINLLYKLCNRRILWRKKNALIFKDTLEYKFHLSDNYDIIKISVEYRNIAHKMIEEAMIIANVSAANFLSKHLGFGIYNIHLGFNTVNAKHVSLILKKYDINIHYKKIITLMGFCELYRVLNSFSNNYINYRIRRYQSLGTISTIPKPHFALGFNQYLTWTSPIRKYSDMINHRLLKNIILGYPSKKPNNNIISKIINCKRRHQTIKKNITNWLYIKFFKKNNYFNKIFIANIFDILNSGIKARLLINGANIFIPITYMYHYNKNFICDRKNGILYFKDKILYRISDVIKVIILNINTHENIIIAKPYIKL from the coding sequence ATGTTACAAAAAAAAAATTTTTTATTACAATTAAAAAATAAATTAGTATTAGAAGATCAGAAAGTAATAGGTATTGTTGAAAAACATGATAATAGATTTGGTTTTTTAAAATCAAAATTTAAAATTAATTATTTTATTCCATCCAAATATATTAAAAAAGTAATAAATGGAGATAAAATTTTAGTAAAAATTTGTGTCAAAAAAAATAAAAAATTTGCACAACCTTTAATATTAATTAAATCATTTTTAGATATTTTTATAGGTACAATTATAAAAATAGGATTAAAAATTTTTATTCAACCTCATTATCCTTTTTTAAAAGAATTAATAATTTGTCATTTTGATAATCAAAATTTTGGTGTAATAAAAAAAGGAGATTGGTTTTTTGCAAAATTAATACAACATAAATTAGATAATTATAAAGATTTTAATGCAAAATTAATAAAATTTATTTCTTCAAAAAATGATAATTTATTACCATGGAAAGTAATTTTAACATATTATAATGTTAAAGTTTTTTTTCCTAAATTTAATATTAATAATTTAAATTTTAATAAAAATATTTTTCGAAAAGATTTAACTGACTTAACATTTATTACTATAGATAATGATTCTACAAAAGATATAGATGATGCTATATTTGTTGAAAAAATAGATAATCAAAATATTAAAATTATTATAGCTATTTCAGATCCTACTTCTTATATTAATCCAGATAGTGATTTAGATATTATTGCTTCAAATAGATTATTTACAAATTATTTACCAGGTTTTGATATTCCTATGTTACCAAAAATATTATCAGAAGATATGTTTTCTTTACATCCTAATTTAAAGAAACCAGTTTTAGCTTGTGAGGTTATTATTGATCAGTATGGTAATATATCTAAAAAAATAAATTTTTTTTTAGCATTTATTAAATCATATGCTAAATTAAATTATAATAATGTTTCAAATTGGATTAATGGTATTGGAATTTGGAAACCTGATAATAATAAAATTATTAATCAAATTAATTTATTATATAAATTATGTAATAGAAGAATATTATGGAGAAAAAAAAATGCACTAATTTTTAAAGATACGCTTGAATATAAATTTCATCTTTCTGATAATTATGATATTATAAAAATTTCTGTTGAATATAGAAATATTGCACATAAAATGATTGAAGAAGCTATGATTATTGCAAATGTTAGTGCAGCAAATTTTTTATCTAAACATTTAGGTTTTGGAATTTATAATATTCATTTAGGTTTTAATACGGTAAATGCTAAACATGTTTCTTTAATTCTTAAAAAATATGATATTAATATTCATTATAAAAAAATTATTACTTTAATGGGATTTTGTGAATTATATCGTGTATTAAATTCATTTTCTAATAATTATATAAATTATCGAATTCGAAGATATCAATCATTAGGAACAATTAGTACAATTCCTAAACCTCATTTTGCTTTAGGATTCAATCAATATTTAACTTGGACATCTCCAATACGAAAATATAGTGATATGATTAATCATAGATTATTAAAAAATATTATTTTAGGATATCCCTCAAAAAAACCTAATAATAATATTATATCAAAAATTATTAATTGTAAAAGACGGCATCAAACAATTAAAAAAAATATAACCAATTGGTTATATATAAAATTTTTTAAAAAAAATAATTATTTTAATAAAATTTTTATAGCAAACATTTTTGATATTTTAAATTCTGGAATAAAAGCACGTTTATTAATTAATGGTGCAAATATATTTATTCCTATTACATATATGTATCATTACAATAAAAATTTTATATGTGATCGAAAAAATGGAATTTTATATTTTAAAGATAAAATATTATATCGAATATCTGATGTAATAAAAGTAATAATTTTAAATATTAATACTCATGAAAATATTATAATTGCTAAACCATATATAAAATTATAA
- the trpD gene encoding anthranilate phosphoribosyltransferase, with product MKKIFKKIYALKTCNELESYNLFKKIIKNKISVIKLTSILTILKIRLESINEIIGAIKCLQENSINFPKPKYLFADIAGTGGDHVNIINVSTLSALVVSSLGLKIIKHCNSGVSSQLGSADILKKNNINIKINPKESKKQLDKLNICFLYAPQYHFGFKYVTKIRKELKTRTIFNILGPLLNPSRPNYSVIGVYSPHLLLPLAKIVHQLNYERVILLHSHGIDEITLNYKTKIVEVKNGKIISYNLYPEDFGINRVKNFLFKKKTIQENYLDFKNICKGRGPIEYKYLIAMNAAILLKIFGYENLKLNTKICFEKIESGEINQHIKNISKEKNYDN from the coding sequence ATGAAAAAAATATTTAAAAAAATATATGCATTAAAAACATGTAATGAATTAGAAAGTTATAATTTATTTAAAAAAATTATCAAAAATAAAATATCTGTAATAAAATTAACATCAATATTAACTATTTTAAAAATAAGATTAGAATCAATTAATGAAATTATTGGTGCAATAAAATGTTTACAAGAAAATTCTATTAATTTTCCAAAACCTAAATATTTATTTGCAGATATTGCAGGAACGGGTGGAGATCATGTTAATATAATTAATGTATCTACGTTAAGTGCTTTAGTAGTTTCATCTCTTGGATTAAAAATTATTAAACATTGTAATAGTGGTGTATCTAGTCAATTAGGATCTGCAGATATATTAAAAAAAAATAATATTAATATTAAAATAAACCCTAAAGAATCTAAAAAACAATTAGATAAATTAAATATATGTTTTTTATACGCCCCTCAATATCATTTTGGTTTTAAGTATGTAACAAAAATAAGAAAAGAATTAAAAACAAGAACTATATTTAATATATTAGGTCCATTATTAAATCCCTCAAGACCAAATTATTCTGTTATTGGAGTATATTCACCTCATTTATTATTACCTCTAGCTAAAATTGTTCATCAATTAAATTATGAAAGAGTAATATTATTACATAGTCATGGTATAGATGAAATTACATTAAATTATAAAACAAAGATAGTAGAAGTTAAAAATGGAAAAATTATTTCATATAATTTATATCCTGAAGATTTTGGAATTAATAGAGTAAAAAATTTTTTGTTTAAAAAAAAAACTATTCAAGAAAATTATTTAGATTTTAAAAATATATGTAAAGGTAGAGGACCTATTGAATATAAATATTTAATTGCAATGAATGCAGCAATTTTACTTAAAATATTTGGATATGAGAATCTTAAATTAAATACAAAAATATGTTTTGAAAAAATTGAAAGTGGAGAAATTAATCAACATATAAAAAATATATCAAAAGAGAAAAATTATGACAATTAA
- the lipA gene encoding lipoyl synthase has protein sequence MNKLNNIKLKKNIFLKNKKLSKPNWIRIKLPKSFFYINKIKNILKTNSLHTVCEEALCPNLPECFNNKTATFMILGNICTRKCPFCAVKKGRPNIIDKNEPYKLSKTVFQMGIKHIVITSVNRDDLKDGGAKHFVKCIKKLRINKKIKIEILVPDFRNSIKYSIDILSTYPPDIFNHNLENVPRLYKIIRPGANYQKSLYLLNYFKQKNPNIPTKSGLMLGLGETKEEIIQVLKDLRENGVNMLTLGQYLQPSKNHISVKKYITIEEFQYYKNQALSMGFTNAFCGPLVRSSYHANKQIK, from the coding sequence ATGAATAAATTAAATAATATAAAATTAAAAAAAAATATTTTTTTAAAAAATAAAAAATTATCTAAACCAAATTGGATTAGAATTAAATTACCAAAATCATTTTTTTATATTAATAAGATAAAAAATATTTTAAAAACAAATTCTCTTCATACTGTTTGTGAAGAAGCTTTATGTCCTAATTTACCAGAATGTTTTAATAATAAAACTGCAACATTTATGATTTTAGGTAATATATGTACTCGAAAATGTCCATTTTGTGCAGTAAAAAAAGGTAGACCAAATATTATTGATAAAAATGAACCATATAAATTATCAAAGACAGTATTTCAAATGGGAATTAAACATATAGTAATTACTTCGGTAAATCGTGATGATTTAAAAGATGGAGGAGCTAAACATTTTGTAAAGTGTATTAAAAAATTACGCATTAATAAAAAAATAAAAATTGAAATTTTAGTTCCTGATTTTCGAAACTCAATAAAATATTCAATAGATATTTTATCTACTTATCCTCCAGATATTTTTAATCATAATTTAGAAAATGTTCCTCGTTTATATAAAATCATTAGACCAGGTGCAAATTATCAAAAATCACTTTATTTATTAAATTATTTTAAACAAAAAAATCCAAATATTCCTACTAAATCTGGTTTAATGTTAGGATTAGGTGAAACAAAAGAAGAAATTATTCAAGTATTAAAAGATTTAAGAGAAAATGGTGTTAATATGTTAACTTTAGGTCAATATTTACAACCTAGTAAAAATCATATTTCAGTTAAAAAATATATTACAATTGAAGAATTTCAATATTATAAAAATCAAGCATTATCAATGGGATTTACTAATGCATTTTGTGGTCCATTAGTTCGTTCTTCATATCATGCAAATAAACAAATAAAATAA
- the yciA gene encoding acyl-CoA thioester hydrolase YciA, with protein sequence MNTIKKSIKKKIVLRTLAMPSDTNANGDIFGGWIMSQMDMGGAILAKQISKGKVVTLKVHEMIFFKRISIGDLVSCYAHCINIGNTSLKIKIEVWIKKITSQPLGSKFKIAKAIFTYVAIDKNGNPRFIFK encoded by the coding sequence ATGAATACAATAAAGAAATCTATAAAAAAAAAAATAGTATTACGAACGTTAGCTATGCCATCTGATACAAATGCTAATGGAGATATTTTTGGCGGTTGGATTATGTCTCAAATGGATATGGGAGGAGCAATTTTAGCAAAACAAATTTCTAAAGGTAAAGTAGTAACATTAAAAGTTCATGAAATGATTTTCTTTAAAAGAATATCTATTGGAGATTTAGTAAGTTGTTATGCTCATTGTATAAATATTGGTAATACATCATTAAAAATTAAAATTGAAGTATGGATAAAAAAAATTACTTCTCAACCATTAGGATCTAAATTTAAAATTGCAAAAGCTATATTTACTTATGTAGCTATTGATAAAAATGGTAATCCAAGATTTATTTTTAAATAA
- the lipB gene encoding lipoyl(octanoyl) transferase LipB, whose amino-acid sequence MKLINNYLKKNNIIIRNFQLSSWEDIFNKMTYFTNFRNENTLDEIWFVEHYPIYTQGQFEYNSLKKNINNIPILYTNRGGKITYHGPGQQVVYLLLNLKRLKINIRQLLSIINNVVLNTLYYFSIIGNTGIIPGIYVEKKKICSIGLRIKKYFTLHGFSLNIKMNLEPFKYIHPCGDSTIIMTHMYDINKHISLEIVRKILIKNFFIFLT is encoded by the coding sequence ATGAAATTAATAAATAATTATTTAAAAAAAAATAATATTATTATTCGAAATTTTCAATTATCTTCTTGGGAAGATATTTTTAATAAAATGACTTATTTTACAAATTTTAGAAATGAAAATACATTAGATGAAATTTGGTTTGTAGAACATTATCCAATTTATACACAAGGACAATTTGAATATAATAGTTTAAAAAAAAATATTAATAATATTCCAATATTATATACTAATAGAGGTGGAAAAATAACATATCATGGTCCAGGACAACAAGTTGTATATTTATTATTAAATTTAAAAAGATTAAAAATAAATATTAGACAATTATTATCTATAATAAATAATGTTGTATTAAATACATTATATTATTTTTCTATTATTGGTAATACCGGAATTATTCCAGGAATATATGTAGAAAAAAAAAAAATTTGTTCTATTGGATTACGTATTAAAAAATATTTTACTTTACATGGTTTTTCTTTAAATATTAAAATGAATTTAGAACCATTTAAATATATTCATCCATGTGGCGATAGTACAATTATTATGACTCATATGTATGATATTAATAAACATATTTCTTTAGAAATTGTAAGAAAAATTTTAATAAAAAATTTTTTTATTTTTTTAACATAA
- the ribA gene encoding GTP cyclohydrolase II: MKIKRIQDAILPTPWGKFIIIGFEEILKNKHHVVLTYGDITKNHPLLVRIHSECLTGDSLFSLRCDCGEQLKMSLMLIAKEGQGILIYHRQEGRNIGLLNKIKAYHLQDCGLDTVEANHKLGFSADERDFTVCSDILKLMNIYKIRLLTNNPLKVKILNNSGIHVVKRIDLIIKKNSENEKYLNTKINKMGHLIPN; this comes from the coding sequence ATGAAAATTAAACGTATACAAGATGCTATTTTACCTACACCATGGGGAAAATTTATAATAATTGGATTTGAAGAAATTTTAAAAAATAAGCATCATGTTGTTTTAACTTATGGAGATATTACAAAAAATCATCCATTATTAGTTAGAATTCACTCAGAATGTTTAACTGGAGATTCTTTATTTAGTTTAAGATGTGATTGTGGTGAACAATTAAAAATGTCATTAATGTTAATTGCTAAAGAAGGTCAGGGTATATTAATTTATCATAGACAAGAAGGACGTAATATTGGTTTATTAAATAAAATTAAAGCATATCATTTACAAGATTGTGGATTAGATACAGTAGAAGCAAATCATAAATTAGGTTTTTCAGCTGATGAACGAGATTTTACTGTATGTTCGGATATATTAAAATTAATGAATATTTATAAAATTAGATTATTAACTAATAATCCATTAAAAGTAAAAATATTAAATAATTCAGGTATTCATGTTGTAAAGAGAATTGATTTAATTATTAAAAAAAATTCTGAAAATGAAAAATATTTAAATACTAAAATTAATAAAATGGGGCATTTAATTCCTAATTAA
- the trpB gene encoding tryptophan synthase subunit beta, with product MNLLNPYFGNFGGMYVPQILIPALKQLEKYFVNSQNNSNFQKKLSYLLKNYAGRPTPLTLCKNITKNTKTKIYLKREDLLHGGAHKTNQVLGQALLAKEMNKKYVLAETGAGQHGVATAFACSLLNLKCRIYMGNKDIKRQKTNVFKMKLMGAKVIPVKNGSETLKDACNEALRDWTENYNNSYYMLGTAAGPHPYPIMVREFQKIIGIETKQQILNQESQLPDKIIACVGGGSNAIGIFHNFINDNVKLIGIEPGGLGILTGKHGAPIKHGKTGIYFGMKSAMMQNIDGQIKKSHSISAGLDFPSVGPEHAWLNSIGRVVYDSITDKEALNAFINLCKYEGIIPALESSHALAYALKIMNKNPNKKQIIVVNLSGRGDKDILTVYKNISNQEKYYESI from the coding sequence ATGAATTTATTAAATCCATATTTTGGAAATTTTGGTGGCATGTATGTACCTCAAATTTTAATTCCAGCATTAAAACAATTAGAAAAATATTTTGTAAATTCACAAAATAATTCTAATTTTCAAAAAAAATTATCTTATTTATTAAAAAATTATGCAGGTCGACCTACTCCATTAACATTATGTAAAAATATAACAAAAAATACAAAAACAAAAATTTATCTAAAAAGAGAAGATTTATTACATGGGGGAGCTCATAAAACTAATCAAGTTCTTGGTCAGGCATTATTAGCAAAAGAAATGAATAAAAAATATGTATTAGCAGAAACTGGAGCAGGACAACATGGAGTAGCAACAGCATTTGCTTGTTCATTATTAAATTTAAAATGTCGTATTTATATGGGTAATAAAGATATAAAAAGACAAAAAACTAATGTTTTTAAAATGAAATTAATGGGAGCAAAAGTTATACCTGTAAAAAATGGTTCTGAAACATTAAAAGATGCTTGTAATGAAGCTTTAAGAGATTGGACAGAAAATTATAATAATAGTTATTATATGCTAGGAACAGCTGCAGGACCTCACCCATATCCTATTATGGTACGGGAATTTCAAAAAATTATTGGTATTGAAACAAAACAACAAATTTTAAATCAAGAATCACAATTACCAGATAAAATTATTGCATGTGTTGGTGGAGGATCTAATGCTATTGGTATATTTCATAATTTTATTAATGATAATGTCAAACTTATTGGAATTGAGCCAGGAGGTTTAGGAATTTTAACAGGAAAACATGGTGCACCAATAAAGCATGGAAAAACAGGAATTTATTTTGGAATGAAATCTGCTATGATGCAAAATATAGATGGACAAATTAAAAAATCACATTCTATTTCAGCTGGATTAGATTTTCCATCTGTTGGTCCAGAACATGCTTGGTTAAATTCTATTGGTAGAGTTGTTTATGATTCAATAACTGATAAAGAAGCATTAAATGCATTTATTAATTTATGTAAATATGAAGGTATCATTCCTGCTTTAGAATCTTCACATGCTCTTGCTTATGCATTAAAAATTATGAATAAAAATCCTAATAAAAAACAAATTATTGTTGTAAATTTATCTGGAAGAGGAGATAAAGATATTTTAACAGTATATAAAAATATTTCAAATCAGGAAAAATATTATGAATCGATATGA
- the trpA gene encoding tryptophan synthase subunit alpha encodes MNRYEIMFQKIKLINEGCFVPYITIGDPSIQSFYQIIDIFIKSGVNALELGIPFSDPLADGIIVQNANMRVLSNKITISKCFKILNTIRKKYPTIPIGILVYANIIFNKGIKNFYKKCKKIDIDSVLIPDLPIEESSIFEYYSKKYNILQIFICPPNSDKKLIKKIAKKSKGYVYLITHSGVTGLKNKINNPNLNIINQLKKYNSKPILQGFGISKIQHIKNSLSSGTQGVICGSIIIKLIEKYHYNNDIMLKKIKKLIFKLKSATIK; translated from the coding sequence ATGAATCGATATGAGATAATGTTTCAAAAAATAAAATTAATTAATGAAGGATGTTTTGTTCCATATATAACTATTGGAGATCCATCTATACAATCATTTTATCAAATTATTGATATTTTTATTAAATCAGGTGTTAATGCATTAGAATTAGGCATACCTTTTTCAGATCCATTAGCAGATGGAATTATTGTACAAAATGCTAATATGCGTGTTTTATCTAATAAAATTACTATTTCTAAATGTTTTAAAATTTTAAATACAATACGAAAAAAATATCCTACTATTCCAATTGGAATATTAGTTTATGCAAATATTATTTTTAATAAAGGCATTAAAAATTTTTATAAAAAATGTAAAAAAATTGATATAGATTCAGTATTAATACCTGATCTTCCTATAGAAGAATCTTCAATTTTTGAATATTATTCTAAAAAATATAATATACTTCAAATTTTTATTTGTCCTCCTAATTCTGATAAAAAATTAATAAAAAAAATAGCAAAAAAAAGTAAAGGATATGTTTATTTAATTACACATTCTGGAGTTACTGGATTAAAAAATAAAATTAATAATCCTAATTTAAATATTATTAATCAATTAAAAAAATATAATTCTAAACCAATTTTACAAGGTTTTGGAATTTCAAAAATACAACATATTAAAAATTCATTATCATCTGGAACTCAGGGTGTAATTTGTGGTTCTATAATTATAAAATTAATTGAAAAATATCATTATAATAATGATATTATGTTAAAAAAAATTAAAAAATTAATTTTTAAATTAAAATCTGCAACAATTAAATAG